Within Pseudomonadota bacterium, the genomic segment GGATGATGGCCTGGTGGTCACCCTGGTGGCGGACGGAGTGATGTTCGACACGGGTGACGTCGATGTACGACCCGGCGCCATGCCCATCATCCTGGCGGTGGGCCAGGCCATCAAGTCATTTCCAAACCAGGTCCGCGTCGAGGGGCATACCGACAACGTGCCGCTCTCTGGCGGGCCCTACAAGACGAACTGGGGGCTCTCGACCATGCGCGCAACGAATGTGGCCGAGGTTCTCATCCGGCAGTCGAACATCGACCCTTCACGCATGAGCGTGCTCGGATATGGTGAGACGAGACCCCGGCTGCCCAACACGAGTGACGCAAATCGACGCCAGAACCGTCGTGTCGAGATCGTCGTGCTCAAGCGCGACGCCAAGTCTGGTGGCAGAGGAGGAAAGTGATCATGAGCCCTTCAGAGGCCCAACAGAAAACGGAAGATCCCTCGCGCTATCAGCCCTACGACTTCACCCGCCCTGACAAGGTCTCGCACGAGCACAAGTCGGTGCTGCGAAACCAGTCGGTGCCGGCTTGTCGCCTGCTCTGCATCCACTTCGGCACCATCCTGCAGGCCGTCGTCGAAATGTCGATGGTCGAGGTAGAAGACCTTCACTATCGTGATGTCTTCCGCCCCATCGAGGGAGAGCGGGGCGGTCGCGTCATGGGCGTGTTCCTGCCCGGACCAGAGCAGTCACAGGGGCTCGTCATCGCCTCGCTCAACATCATGAACGGCTTTCTCGAGCGCATGATGGGAGGCAACGACATCACGCCCATCTACGAGCGAGAGCGTGACCTCAGCGATTTCGAGAGCAAGCTGTTCGCCAAGGTGCTGCTCAAGATCTTGTCGGTCTATCTGAAGACCTTCGGCGATGACTCGCTCACCCCCAGCATCGACAAGCTCGAGACCGAGGCCACGCTCGTGCCGCGCTCGTATGCCCCTGAAGAGACGATTCTGCGCCAGATCTTTCGCGTGAACATCAATGGCGCCGTCGGGTACATCACGGTGTGCCTTCCCTTCGCATGGTTTCGCCCGAAGCTGCCGCAGATGCGCCACGGCATGGGAGGAGCCTTCGGCCAGGGTCCGCTCGATCCGAAGATGCTCGACGAGGTGGCCACGGTTGATGTGCCGGTCGAGGTGCATCTCGGACGTGGTCGCGTCAGCCTGCGTCAGCTCATGGCGCTTGCCCCGGGAGACGAGATCATGCTCGAGGGTCCCGTTCTGGTGCATGTCTCAGACGTTCCCAAGTTCATTGCAAAGCCCGGATTGCGCGACGACAACATGGCGGTCGAGATTGTCACCCCGTTCGTCGCCGACGGCAAAGACGAATCGTTCACCAGGTCAATCTAACCGGACGCACGGCTTGCAGGCATCTGTCTGCACCCGTTCGTTGAATGGAGGAGGGTCAAGGCCATGACTGAGGGTACGGCACATCAGGCTGAAGGGGCCGACAGCGCGACCCGCGAGTTCGACATGTCCTTGCTCACGAATGCGCGCGCGGCAAGGGCCAACACTGCGGGAGCAGAGGCCATCGGCACGCTGACGCGTCTCTCCCTGGGCACGGGTATCGTGAAGTTCTGGAAGGGTGACCCCAAGCGCTTCCCCATCCGTGAAGAAGAGCGCATGGGTGTTCGTGTCACCATCACGGCGGCGGATACCCAGGTGGAGGGTCTGCTCGTCATCGAGCGCCTGCTGGCCATGGCGGTGGTGAACTGCATGATCGGTGAGGATCGTGACACCCTCATCAGCACCTTCGAAGATCTTCAGCGCTCGGTTCTTGCAGAAGCGCTCGGCGGGGTGGCGTCGGCCGTGCAGGAGGCACTGTCGGCCCAGCTCGCACGGCCCGTGCAGATCTCGGTGATGCCGGGCGTGCTCGAGCGCGCTGAGCTGCTTCTCTCGTCGTCTTCTTGCGTCTACGCGGGCGTCGAGGTCCTCGAGGGAAACAACCGCATCGGTCATCTCGCCATGGTGGTCGACGAATCGGCCCTCGCTGCACAGATCGAGGCCGCTCAGCCCCCCAAGGCACAGGCATCTTCGGCGCCGCAGTCGTTTCCGTCAACATCGTTTCCGCAGCTGGGAACGCGCGATTTGGGCAGCAGCGATACCTCGCAGAACCTGGGTCTGCTCCTCGATGTGCCCATGCAGCTCGTGGCCGTGCTCGGGCGACGCAGCATGAAGCTGCGCGAGGTTCTCCAGATGGCTTCCGGCTCTGTTCTCGAGCTCGACAAGATTGCGGGTGAGCCGCTCGAGCTGCTGGTCAACGGCAAGCTCATCGGGTATGGTGAGGTCATCGTGGCGGATGACAAGTTCGGCATCAAGGTTCGCGATGTCGTCAACCAGGAGGATCGCCTGCGGAGTGCGCGTCTGTGAACCCGAGCACGGCGAACGCGCTGGGGAACTTCCTCTCGCACGGCGCTCCCACCGAGATCTCGAGCGTGCTCCGCGTGGCGGGCATCCTCACGGTCATGTCGGTCATCCCCGCGATTCTCAT encodes:
- the fliN gene encoding flagellar motor switch protein FliN, which encodes MTEGTAHQAEGADSATREFDMSLLTNARAARANTAGAEAIGTLTRLSLGTGIVKFWKGDPKRFPIREEERMGVRVTITAADTQVEGLLVIERLLAMAVVNCMIGEDRDTLISTFEDLQRSVLAEALGGVASAVQEALSAQLARPVQISVMPGVLERAELLLSSSSCVYAGVEVLEGNNRIGHLAMVVDESALAAQIEAAQPPKAQASSAPQSFPSTSFPQLGTRDLGSSDTSQNLGLLLDVPMQLVAVLGRRSMKLREVLQMASGSVLELDKIAGEPLELLVNGKLIGYGEVIVADDKFGIKVRDVVNQEDRLRSARL